The Gopherus evgoodei ecotype Sinaloan lineage chromosome 8, rGopEvg1_v1.p, whole genome shotgun sequence genome includes a region encoding these proteins:
- the C8H1orf141 gene encoding uncharacterized protein C1orf141 homolog isoform X1, with protein MTQRLLGKLYSLEQYSRKRLAKHAKVESPGLGKLQLKPFVTTPLTFEFKEDYNIPSARTINISRFKPAPQFSEDEQLFRHQQISPSRLKSVIPRLAARKSHSGKPTARPFSAPDTLQAKACHQKENLYTLKDFISLKLNQKVKPASLRPKVHRRPKWNTEVENVLKLDVLCQQDSQAHLPSTLDHMDTSHWCPPKSASSQNEESFLTALMGDKIAQYSIYGEAGKFVAQQLERDNKIRVGVNGHLPLDGLKERNEAPLKEDVFNLEETERKNNFHLSKSASEEKKNLISLTIEDEMEKPNAKIINVGSPKAKSPRPVVKVSETYPIIYAEEGYMQNFILKKWLHLHGDKVSGDSEKENDELILNHRHLKKGRKDFQQDRLSPYGKCLELK; from the exons atgacCCAGAGACTCTTAGGAAAACTTTATTCTCTGGAACAATATTCACGCAAAAGACTGGCCAAACATGCAAAGGTTGAA agcccagggcttgggAAATTGCAGCTAAAGCCATTTGTGACAACCCCACTGACATTTGAATTTAAAGAGGATTATAATATACCCAGTGCTAGAACAATAAATATTTCCAGGTTTAAACCTGCGCCGCAGTTTTCAGAAGATGAACAGCTCTTCAGACATCAGCAAATAAG TCCTAGCAGGCTTAAATCTGTGATCCCAAGACTGGCGGCTAGAAAGAGTCACTCTGGCAAACCAACTGCAAGGCCATTTAGTGCTCCAGATACTTTGCAAGCTAAAGCATGTCATCAGAAAG AGAATCTGTACACGTTAAAggattttatttcattaaaactAAACCAAAAAGTAAAACCTGCTAGTCTTAGACCAAAAGTTCACAGAAGACCAAAGTGGAACACGGAG GTTGAAAATGTTCTGAAGTTGGATGTCCTCTGTCAGCAAGATAGCCAAGCCCATTTACCGTCTACTCTTGACCATATGGACACTTCTCATTGGTGCCCTCCTAAAAGTGCCAGTAGTCAGAATGAAGAGTCATTTCTAACAGCTTTGATGG GGGACAAGATAGCGCAATACAGTATTTATGGGGAAGCTGGCAAATTCGTTGCtcaacagctagagagagacaatAAAATCAGAGTCGGTGTAAATGGCCATTTGCCATTAGATGGTCTGAAAGAAAG AAATGAAGCTCCCCTGAAAGAAGATGTTTTTAATCTTGAAGAAACAGAAAGGAAGAATAATTTTCACCTGTCTAAATCTGcttcagaagaaaagaaaaacctcaTCTCCTTGACTATTGAGGATGAAATGGAGAAACCAAATGCCAAAATAATCAATGTGGGCTCTCCGAAAGCAAAATCTCCCAGGCCGGTGGTG AAAGTGAGTGAAACATACCCCATCATTTATGCTGAAGAAGGATATATGCAAAACTTTATTCTGAAGAAGTGGTTGCATTTACATGGAGATAAAGTGTCTGGTGACTCAGAAAAGGAAAATGATGAG CTAATATTAAATCACAGGcacttaaaaaaaggaagaaaagacttTCAGCAGGATAGATTGTCTCCATATGGGAAGTGTTTGGAACTGAAATGA
- the C8H1orf141 gene encoding uncharacterized protein C1orf141 homolog isoform X2, with product MTQRLLGKLYSLEQYSRKRLAKHAKVESPGLGKLQLKPFVTTPLTFEFKEDYNIPSARTINISRFKPAPQFSEDEQLFRHQQISPSRLKSVIPRLAARKSHSGKPTARPFSAPDTLQAKACHQKENLYTLKDFISLKLNQKVKPASLRPKVHRRPKWNTEVENVLKLDVLCQQDSQAHLPSTLDHMDTSHWCPPKSASSQNEESFLTALMGDKIAQYSIYGEAGKFVAQQLERDNKIRVGVNGHLPLDGLKERNEAPLKEDVFNLEETERKNNFHLSKSASEEKKNLISLTIEDEMEKPNAKIINVGSPKAKSPRPVVKVSETYPIIYAEEGYMQNFILKKWLHLHGDKVSGDSEKENDEALKKRKKRLSAG from the exons atgacCCAGAGACTCTTAGGAAAACTTTATTCTCTGGAACAATATTCACGCAAAAGACTGGCCAAACATGCAAAGGTTGAA agcccagggcttgggAAATTGCAGCTAAAGCCATTTGTGACAACCCCACTGACATTTGAATTTAAAGAGGATTATAATATACCCAGTGCTAGAACAATAAATATTTCCAGGTTTAAACCTGCGCCGCAGTTTTCAGAAGATGAACAGCTCTTCAGACATCAGCAAATAAG TCCTAGCAGGCTTAAATCTGTGATCCCAAGACTGGCGGCTAGAAAGAGTCACTCTGGCAAACCAACTGCAAGGCCATTTAGTGCTCCAGATACTTTGCAAGCTAAAGCATGTCATCAGAAAG AGAATCTGTACACGTTAAAggattttatttcattaaaactAAACCAAAAAGTAAAACCTGCTAGTCTTAGACCAAAAGTTCACAGAAGACCAAAGTGGAACACGGAG GTTGAAAATGTTCTGAAGTTGGATGTCCTCTGTCAGCAAGATAGCCAAGCCCATTTACCGTCTACTCTTGACCATATGGACACTTCTCATTGGTGCCCTCCTAAAAGTGCCAGTAGTCAGAATGAAGAGTCATTTCTAACAGCTTTGATGG GGGACAAGATAGCGCAATACAGTATTTATGGGGAAGCTGGCAAATTCGTTGCtcaacagctagagagagacaatAAAATCAGAGTCGGTGTAAATGGCCATTTGCCATTAGATGGTCTGAAAGAAAG AAATGAAGCTCCCCTGAAAGAAGATGTTTTTAATCTTGAAGAAACAGAAAGGAAGAATAATTTTCACCTGTCTAAATCTGcttcagaagaaaagaaaaacctcaTCTCCTTGACTATTGAGGATGAAATGGAGAAACCAAATGCCAAAATAATCAATGTGGGCTCTCCGAAAGCAAAATCTCCCAGGCCGGTGGTG AAAGTGAGTGAAACATACCCCATCATTTATGCTGAAGAAGGATATATGCAAAACTTTATTCTGAAGAAGTGGTTGCATTTACATGGAGATAAAGTGTCTGGTGACTCAGAAAAGGAAAATGATGAG GcacttaaaaaaaggaagaaaagacttTCAGCAGGATAG